In one window of Drosophila mauritiana strain mau12 chromosome X, ASM438214v1, whole genome shotgun sequence DNA:
- the LOC117148768 gene encoding uncharacterized protein LOC117148768: MLVMDALFNSLLVVSSGYAMYTLHPIETPYGYATAALSLVHGILGMVRAASNDDDECNRVRLITSGIMEIVPLPLTNVELYLKSTNPGLALAHSCFVVPLFYDMLAKVRDTEDTSTETLKELTLVGNVVSLLFLGVNESNNMYGAMAAIAFGARYASAFLDYYWKGLGAEFTLLAHSMFVLLMTMTLSAK; this comes from the coding sequence ATGCTGGTCATGGACGCGTTGTTTAACAGCCTGTTGGTGGTCAGTTCCGGCTATGCGATGTACACCCTTCACCCAATTGAAACGCCCTATGGCTATGCAACAGCGGCCTTGAGCCTGGTCCACGGAATTTTGGGGATGGTGCGGGCGGCGAGCAACGACGATGACGAGTGCAATCGGGTGCGACTGATTACGTCGGGCATCATGGAGATAGTGCCGCTGCCCCTGACCAATGTCGAGCTCTATCTGAAGTCCACCAACCCGGGCTTGGCGTTGGCACACTCCTGTTTTGTGGTGCCATTATTCTACGATATGTTGGCCAAGGTGCGTGACACCGAGGACACCTCCACGGAGACCCTGAAGGAACTCACACTGGTGGGCAACGTTGTGTCCCTGCTCTTTCTGGGCGTCAACGAGTCCAACAACATGTACGGCGCCATGGCTGCCATCGCTTTTGGAGCTCGCTACGCTTCCGCTTTCCTCGACTACTACTGGAAGGGACTAGGTGCCGAGTTCACCCTGCTGGCCCACTCCATGTTTGTCCTGCTGATGACCATGACCCTTTCGGCGAAATGA